The Tolypothrix sp. PCC 7712 region CGTCAATGGACAAGAAGGTTGGCTGAAAGTTTGGGAATTTCAACCAGATATTGTCTTGACTGACTTATTAATGCCAGAAATTGATGGATTTACTTTGATCCAGCGCATCCGTAAGTCAGAAACATTCAAAGAAATTGTGATAATTGTGTCATCAGCAAGTGTATTTGAAACTGATCAACATCGCAGCATAGAAGTAGGCGGAAATGATTTCCTCCCTAAACCAGTACAAGCAACGACTCTCTTGCAAAAATTACAACAACATCTGCATCTAGAGTGGCTTTATGAAGAGCAGAAAAATGAACATCTACCAGAACTAGATCATACTGAGCTAATTGCTCCACCTATAGCCGAACTAGAAACTCTGTGCAAGTTGGTAATGAAAGGTAACTTTAAGGGAATTATTAAACAAGCAGCATTAATCGAACAGATGGATAAAAAATATATCCCCTTCGCGAAAAAGCTGCACGAACTAGCAACAGGATATCAAGACCAAGATATCTTGGCACTCATTCAATCTTATAAGTCAAAGCTTTGACAAACACCAAAAGACAAAATTAATTATGTCTTTTGTTGGTTTCTACACATCCTAGAGGTTGTATGACTCTGGTAACTGAACAAACGGCGACAGTTCTAATTGTTGATGATAATTCTGCCAATTTAGGTGTCCTATCTGATGCCCTAGATCAAGTTGGCTTAGAAGTATGCGTAGCAAAATCTGGCAAAATCGCTTTAGAAAGGATTAAATATGTTATACCAGATTTGATTTTGCTGGACATCATGATGCCAGATATGGATGGCTTTGAAACCTGTAATCACTTAAAAGCCAATCCTGTCACTAAAGATATTCCAGTTATCTTTATGACCGCATTTTCTGATACAGCTAACAAAGTCAAAGGTTTTGAAGTTGGGGCTGTAGACTATATTACCAAACCCTTCAATCAGCAAGAAGTTTTATCAAGGGTTAAATTGCACCTCAAATTACATGATTTATCAGTAAAATTAGAGCAGAAAAACGCTTTATTAGAGCAGAAAGTTGGAGAAATCAGCCAAGCATATCAAGATTTACAAGAAATGCAACTGAAGTTAATTCAGAGTGAAAAGCTATCTAGCCTAGGACAGATGGTTGCTGGCATCGCCCATGAAATTAATAACCCAGTCAATTTTATTTATGGCAATCTCATTCATGCCAACGAATATACTCAAGAAGTCCTAAATCTTTTAAATCTTTATCAAGAAGAATATCCTCATCCTACACCCCGTATTCAAACAGGGCTTGATGAAGTAGATATAACTTTTATTCAGGAAGATTTATTAAAGTTGCTCAAATCAATGAATATTGGTGCTAGACGTATTCGTGATATTGTGCAATCTATGCGGATTTTCTCGCGTGTCGATGAAGCCAACATGAATGCTGTAAATATTCATGAGGGCATTGATAGCACACTGATAATTTTGAATTATCGCTTAAAGTCTAAACCAGAGTATCCTGGTATTGAAGTAATCAGAGATTACAGCCAGTTGCCACTAAT contains the following coding sequences:
- a CDS encoding response regulator; translated protein: MTLVTEQTATVLIVDDNSANLGVLSDALDQVGLEVCVAKSGKIALERIKYVIPDLILLDIMMPDMDGFETCNHLKANPVTKDIPVIFMTAFSDTANKVKGFEVGAVDYITKPFNQQEVLSRVKLHLKLHDLSVKLEQKNALLEQKVGEISQAYQDLQEMQLKLIQSEKLSSLGQMVAGIAHEINNPVNFIYGNLIHANEYTQEVLNLLNLYQEEYPHPTPRIQTGLDEVDITFIQEDLLKLLKSMNIGARRIRDIVQSMRIFSRVDEANMNAVNIHEGIDSTLIILNYRLKSKPEYPGIEVIRDYSQLPLIDCYAGQLNQVFMNIIANAIDALDEYNQQRSLAEIKQQPSRIEIRTTMIDKNQVAIHIADNGPGINQEVLEKLFQPFFTTKSSGKGTGLGLSISHQIIVEKHGGCLYCKSTPGQGTEFIIQIPIHQKVSRVA